Proteins encoded within one genomic window of Dioscorea cayenensis subsp. rotundata cultivar TDr96_F1 unplaced genomic scaffold, TDr96_F1_v2_PseudoChromosome.rev07_lg8_w22 25.fasta BLBR01000120.1, whole genome shotgun sequence:
- the LOC120253587 gene encoding uncharacterized protein LOC120253587 — MSAKRTSGSGVSTTEHTNRKDPAWKYGVQVEVPGEGKSYVYIQCKFCNKVIKGGVKRMKDHLGGTHKNVVPCDKVPPDVKQEINDYVKKKQAMKHKTQEEFDLSVDVSSYFGTRPSFEGMDSCPSEHNHTRGVRGPMDRFVTNVDGEDEVDTGTQPTITPTATNSKEARNLVCLDIGRFFFENGIAFNVIKSPSFANMVMSIGNYGRGLKRPSIHELRNWILNEEIKTTNKIVEEMKRTWPSTGVSIMSDEWKDTRGRSLINFLVNNPEGTVFLKSVDVSNKVKDGTFLFKLLDDVVEEIGEENVVQVITDNASAYKYACNLLMEKRKQLYWTPCAAHCLDLMLEKLGELPQHKHALMKAKKVMNFIYNHGWVLALMRKFTQRELIRPTATRFATAYLTLQSLLQSKQ; from the coding sequence ATGTCTGCAAAGAGAACAAGTGGAAGTGGTGTTAGTACAACAGAACATACAAACAGAAAAGATCCAGCTTGGAAATATGGTGTCCAAGTAGAAGTTCCAGGGGAAGGGAAAAGTTATGTCTACATACAATGCAAATTTTGCAACAAAGTGATTAAAGGAGGAGTAAAACGAATGAAAGATCACTTGGGGGGTACACATAAAAATGTTGTGCCTTGTGATAAGGTACCCCCTGATGTTAAGCAAGAGATCAATGactatgtgaaaaaaaaacaagcaatgaaGCACAAGACACAAGAAGAATTTGATTTATCAGTTGATGTAAGCTCTTACTTTGGCACACGTCCATCATTTGAAGGAATGGATTCATGTCCAAGCGAGCATAATCACACAAGGGGAGTTCGAGGGCCAATGGATCGATTTGTCACTAATGTTGATGGGGAAGATGAGGTTGATACGGGAACACAACCAACAATTACTCCTACAGCTACAAATTCAAAAGAAGCTCGTAATTTGGTTTGCTTGGATATTGGAAGATTCTTTTTTGAGAATGGAATTGCTTTCAATGTGATTAAAAGTCCTTCTTTTGCTAACATGGTGATGTCAATAGGCAATTATGGTCGGGGACTTAAACGGCCATCAATACATGAATTGCGCAATTGGATTTTGAATGAAGAAATCAAgacaacaaataaaattgtgGAAGAGATGAAAAGAACATGGCCTAGCACAGGAGTTTCTATAATGTCGGATGAATGGAAAGATACAAGAGGTAGAAGCTTAATCAACTTTTTGGTTAACAATCCTGAGGGAACAGTATTTCTGAAATCTGTTGATGTATCAAATAAGGTGAAGGATGGAACATTCTTATTTAAACTTCTTGATGATGTGGTTGAGGAGATTGGGGAAGAAAATGTTGTTCAAGTCATTACAGATAATGCATCAGCTTATAAATATGCATGTAATCTcttgatggagaaaagaaaacaattgtaTTGGACTCCATGTGCCGCGCATTGTTTAGATTTGATGTTAGAGAAACTTGGAGAATTGCCTCAACACAAACATGCATTGATGAAGGCAAAGAAGGTGATGAATTTCATATATAATCATGGATGGGTGTTGGCATTGATGAGAAAATTCACACAAAGAGAGTTGATTCGACCAACAGCTACAAGATTTGCTACAGCATATTTAACTTTACAAAgccttcttcaatcaaaacaatga
- the LOC120253586 gene encoding uncharacterized protein LOC120253586, giving the protein MFTSEEWSTSAWANKAEGKEVKNIILRQQGFWRSVIYTIKTTKPLVGVLRLVDSEKVPAMGFIYGAMDKAKEEIATNLGGQVADYKEIWDIIDEKWDYQLHQPLHATAYFLNPQFQYEPSFSMHPEVRTGLYICMDKLIPNREERDLADIQLDQFKKKRGLFGRPQAQSTYKLRSPSDWWEAFGYETMELSKFAQKDRYLKHKSLNENDCDPLVYEDIPSDSEWMIGDDVDDNDHEMEVEEEEIQESSRPSKKSRPTNDKGKAPMLNHEGMSWDDIESDDDIDDDGDE; this is encoded by the exons ATGTTCACTTCTGAGGAGTGGTCAACAAGTGCTTGGGCAAACAAAGCAGAAGGTAAAGAAGTGAAAAACATAATCTTAAGACAACAAGGATTTTGGCGTAGTGTGATCTATACCATCAAGACCACAAAACCTCTTGTTGGAGTTTTGAGATTAGTTGATTCTGAGAAGGTGCCGGCTATGGGATTTATTTATGGTGCAATGgataaagcaaaagaagaaatagcAACAAACTTGGGAGGACAAGTGGCAGATTACAAAGAAATTTGGGATATCATTGATGAGAAGTGGGACTACCAGTTGCATCAACCTTTGCATGCAacagcttattttttaaatccacAATTTCAGTATGAGCCTTCCTTTTCTATGCATCCAGAAGTTAGAACTGGCTTGTATATTTGTATGGATAAGCTAATTCCAAATCGAGAAGAACGGGATTTAGCTGACATCCAACTTGATCAATtcaagaagaaaagaggattGTTTGGCCGCCCACAAGCACAATCAACATATAAGTTGCGTTCTCCTT CTGATTGGTGGGAAGCATTTGGATATGAAACAATGGAGCTCTCAAAATTTGCACAAAAG GATAGATATTTAAAGCATAAATCACTCAATGAGAATGATTGTGATCCACTTGTTTATGAAGACATTCCATCCGATAGTGAATGGATGattggtgatgatgttgatgacaaTGATCATGAAATGGaagtggaagaagaagaaatacaagaaaGTTCACGTCCATCAAAAAAGAGTAGGCCTACTAATG ACAAAGGGAAGGCACCAATGTTGAACCATGAAGGAATGAGTTGGGATGATATCGAATCGGATGATGacattgatgatgatggtgatgagtGA